Part of the Flavobacterium sp. KS-LB2 genome is shown below.
ATTATTATTATTAAATATTTATTGGTTTCTGTATTTTTCTAGTAATTGATTTAATTGATCTATTTCTTCTAGAGTTAGATTTTGCGAAAAAAATTCTTCGTGTTCAATTATTTTCGGATCTAATACTGCTAAAACGTCTAATCCTTTTTGTGTAATCAGTACTTCTATTTTACGTCGGTTTTCTGGGCACACTTTTCTAGTTACTAAATCCTTAAGTAGTAATTTGTCTACTAAACGAGTAGTGTTGCTAGTTTTGGCAAGCATTCGTTCTTGAATCATGCACATGTTTGCCGGATTTCCTTTTTGTCCTCTTAATATCCGAAGTACATTGTATTGTTCTCCAGAGATTTCATATGGCTTTAATATTTCATTAAAATTTTCTGTAATCACATTTTGAGTATACAAAACGTTTAGAATAATTTTTTTAGAATTATCCATTGGAACAGTTGATTTTAAAATTTCTTCAATTTTCATATTTGTATATATGTAATTTGTTGGTACAAATGTAACATATTTTTTATTTGTATATACAAGTGTTAGTTATTTTTTTGTTAAATAAATTTTACTATGAGATTATGAGCTTTTTTAGTTTTTAAAATATAGAATTTCTATTCTTAATTTTAATAACCACTGAACAAAAATTAAGCCGAAAATATAATTTGGGATTAGTATAATTATCAATAATGTTTGTAACAGTTTTGTTTATAATTATTACTTTTAATAGCTAGATATATAGACGAATAGGAGGACAAATAGGATTTGAAAACTTAATCAAAATTCCGTCAATTGTATTGAAAGATTTTTTGTATTTGTTTTAAGTAATTTAGTATTTAATATGTAATGATAATTTGTTATATTTAACACTTATTAGAAATTTATGAGTATGATTAAAGACACACCTTCCTATGACGATTTACTCCATAAAATTGAACAGCAAGAATCAGAAATAAATCGATTATTAAAAAAAGAAACATCTATCAATAATTTTGATTTCTATCAAAAAGGAACTCAAGATTTAGTTTGTATTGCTGGCTTTGATGGTTTTTTTAAAGAAATCAATCCCGCTTTTTCAAGAATACTGGGTTATACGGAGGATGAACTATTGTCCAATCCAATTTTGTCATTTATTCATCTGGATGATCATGAAAAAAGTGCACATGAATTAGAACTTTTATCTCGAGGACAGTCTGCTATTAATTTTGAAAACCGCTACATAAAAAAAAACAAAGAAGTTGTTACCATTCAATGGAGTATAACTTCATCTCCGTTAAATGAGTATGTCTATGGCATTGGTAGAGATATTTCAGAAATAATGAAAAATCAAGAAAACTTAATTTCTGCTGAGAAGTTACTAAATGAAGCCCAAAAAATTGCCAAGATTGGGAGTTGGGAATTTGATTTAAATACTAAAAAAATGATATGGTCTAAGGAATTATATTCGATTTATGAAATCGAAATGAAACCAGATCAAAACTTGTTTCAGGAGTTTTTAAATCTTTTTTCAAAAGATGATGTTGCTTTTTTTGTAAATAAAGTTGATCAAGCTATTGTAGATAAAATGCAATTTGAAGTGGAACAAAGTGTCATTTTATCAAATAATAAGGAGAAATGGATATATGCAATTGTAATTCCCTTGATTGATAGTAATGGAGATGTTTATGGATTACGCGGAAATACACAAGATATTACTCTAAAGAAAGAAATTGAAGAAGCTATAAAAAATAAAGAAGCCTCAGTAGTAGATTATAAACTAAAATTAATTGAAGAAGAAAGCAATGCTAAGTTTAAGAATTATATAGAGAATGCGCCTGATGGAGTTTTTGTTATCGATCAGGACAGAAATTATATAGAGGTAAATCAAGCTGCATCCGCGTTAACAGGGTATTCTGAGCAAGAACTTTTAAAAATGAAATTTGGAGATTTATCCGCAAAAGAACATGCAGATGCTACGTTGCAAAAATTTCGTTTTTTGGAAGAAACTGGTGCAATTAAAGGGGAAATTAAAATCATTCATAAAAATGGATCGGAAATATTTTGCTTTATTGATGCTGTGAAACTTTCTGATCATCGATTTTTAGGCTTTGTGAAAGACGTTACTGAGAACAAAAAAGTACAAGAGAAAATTATTCAAAGTGAAAAACGGTTTCGTACTCTGGTAGAATATAATGATGGAATTATTACCGTTTTGGATAAAGACTTGAATACTATCTTTAGGAGTCCTTCTTCATCTCGTATTACCGGATATTCAGATGAGGAGTTTAAAAGAATAACTAATACAGCATATTACCATCCTGATTGTTTGGAGTATGTGAAAAAAATGATTCAAAAATCCCTAGATAATCCCGGAATACCATTAGACATTGTTTTTCAAGTAAAGCATAAAAATGGAAATTATATTTGGCTACAAGGAGTTTTAAATAATAGGATTTTAGATCCTAATGTAGGAGGGATTATTGCAAATTTAAAAGATATAACTGAGTCCAAAATTGCACATGAAATAATAGTAAAAGAGAAAGATAAATTTGCTAAAATTGCTCAAACCTCACCAGGATTAATCTATTCCATGCGTCAAAATAAAGAGGGCGTCTTTTCTTATCCTTATGCGAGTAATGTTGTTGAGGAAATCTTTGGTTTTACTTTTGAAGAGATTACGAATGATGCAGATAAAGTTTTTAAACTCATTCATCCGGAGGATAAAGATTTTGTTATGCAAAGCATCAATACAACTAAATCAGAACTAATTCCTTTGAAAGGGGAATACCGTTATTTTCATCCCACAAAAGGAATGGTTTGGCATGAAGTAAATTCTTTGCCCGTAGTGGAGCCAGAAGAATCAGTAATTTGTCATGGAATTATTACAGACGTTACCGAAAGAGTTTTGGCTAAACAAAAAATCATTAAAGCCAATCGACTTTATTTATTCATAAGCCAAATCAATCAAATGATTGTTCGTACTACTAATCAAGAAACCTTGTTTAAAGAAGCTTGTACTATAGCAGTCAACATAGGAAAGTTTAGAATGGCATGGATAGGACTAATAGACAAGAGCACGCACAAAGTATACCCAGCTATGATTGCTGGCGATGAGAATGGCTATTTCTCTAAAATAAAAACGATTTCAATTGATGATGAACCTGGAGGCAGAGGTCCGACTGGTCTTGCAAGTAGAGAGGGTAAATCTATTATTTGTAATGATATTGAAAACGATTCAAAAATGCTTCTCTGGAGGGAAGAAGCATTATCACGAGACTATTTATCTTCAATGTCAGTTCCAATAAAAAAATTCGGAAAAGTAATTGGAGCTTTTACTTTTTATGCAAATGAGAAAGGCTTTTTTGATGATGAAGAAATTGCTTTATTAGAAGAAGCTACTGATGATGTGGCTTTTGCATTAGAAAATTTTGAAAAAGAAGCTTTACGTAAAAAAGCTGAAGAAGCTATATTTGAAAGTGAGCAAAGATATCATACGCTAACAGAAGTTTCTCCAGTAGGAATTTTTCGCACCGATGCAACCGGTTATACCACTTATGTAAACCCGTATTGGTGCCAAATTTCTGGATTGTCTTTTGAAGAAGCTATAGGTAATGGCTGGTTTCAAGCGGTTCATGAAGACGATAGAAAAGAATTATTTGAAGGATGGGAAAAAGCTTCAAAGAAACAAGAAATATCTTTTTCGGAGTATCGTTTTGTTCGACCTGATGGATCAATAGCTTGGGTTATGGGTCAAGCCATTCCTGAAAGAAATATTAGAAATGAGATTGTAGGATATATA
Proteins encoded:
- a CDS encoding MarR family winged helix-turn-helix transcriptional regulator, yielding MKIEEILKSTVPMDNSKKIILNVLYTQNVITENFNEILKPYEISGEQYNVLRILRGQKGNPANMCMIQERMLAKTSNTTRLVDKLLLKDLVTRKVCPENRRKIEVLITQKGLDVLAVLDPKIIEHEEFFSQNLTLEEIDQLNQLLEKYRNQ